A stretch of Aedes aegypti strain LVP_AGWG chromosome 2, AaegL5.0 Primary Assembly, whole genome shotgun sequence DNA encodes these proteins:
- the LOC5565246 gene encoding glutamate synthase 1 [NADH], chloroplastic isoform X2, with translation MSFSSEVIVPREVIEQDEGRGQQQQQQQQQPTKPLMDWEAPAAQGLYDPQNEHEACGVGFIVSIEGKANHKILRDAQTLSIRMNHRGACACDNDTGDGAGVCTSIPHNLYAKDLASRGVQLPELGRYATGIFYLDKNTHEEAKKDFNTLAESLGIQVICWRDVPTNQDAVGAVARKSEPLSQQVFVTADVDEETFKRQVFVLRKRATHELVRPGRRFYICSLSTKTIVYKGLFTSDQLWDYYVDLINPDFLTYLALVHTRFSTNTFPSWERAHPLRVLAHNGEINTLRGNVNFMKAREGVMKSEQYGDELKKLYPVVEPNLSDSGSCDCVLEFLTQVGNRSLPEAVMTMVPEAWQNDRTMSQEKRDFYHWSACVMEPWDGPALISFTDGRYIGAILDRNGLRPSRFYVTRDNLLIMASEVGVYDVDPKDVTLKSRLKPGRMLLVDTEKKALIQDVELKSQIARSRQHSEWLQQQITMDEIRQAAMEQNDCNEVSLPLDEQRGMMDPRLQLYGYTTETIHMLLLPMIKNKKEALGSMGNDAPLACLSAFQPLPYEYFKQLFAQVTNPPIDPFREKIIMSLQCPVGPEANLLQANPLQVHRIWLDNPILSIPDTMILKRNVHRGWKTKVIDITFPAREGPDGYLNALRRICSEAQSAAKGGYQLLVLSDRASSRDRAPVSALLSLGAVHHHLIETRQRMKVGLVVETAEAREVHQMCVLLGYGADAICPYLVFELAEALRDETVIDPTLSDDAIYKAYAQAIETGILKVMAKMGISTLQSYKGAQIFEAVGLGADVIDFCFRGTQSRIGGVSLEVLAQEGLQRHELVYGNHSVDMKILRNPGQYHWRAGGEGHINEPAAIAALQEASINENKGAYARFRDTTMKSVQQCALRGQLEFIKGRPKIDISEVESASEIVKRFATGAMSFGSISLEAHSTLAITMNRIGGKSNTGEGGENADRYLNQDPQNNKRSAIKQVASGRFGVTAAYLANADDLQIKMAQGAKPGEGGELPGYKVSADIAMTRHSVAGVGLISPPPHHDIYSIEDLAELIYDLKCANPKARISVKLVSEVGVGVVASGVAKGKAEHIVISGHDGGTGASSWTGIKSAGLPWELGIAETHQVLVLNDLRSR, from the exons GGCATCCCGTGGAGTGCAGCTACCGGAACTAGGTCGCTATGCCACCGGCATTTTCTACCTGGATAAGAACACCCACGAAGAGGCCAAAAAGGACTTCAACACGTTGGCGGAGAGCCTGGGAATACAGGTGATCTGCTGGCGTGATGTTCCGACCAATCAGGACGCGGTCGGTGCCGTTGCACGCAAGAGCGAACCTCTGTCGCAGCAGGTCTTCGTTACGGCCGATGTCGACGAGGAGACGTTCAAGCGCCAGGTGTTCGTCCTGCGAAAGCGAGCAACCCATGAGTTGGTCCGCCCTGGACGACGGTTCTACATCTGTTCTCTGTCGACCAAGACCATTGTCTACAAGGGTCTGTTCACCTCGGACCAGCTCTGGGACTACTATGTTGATCTCATTAATCCGGATTTCTTGACCTACTTGGCGTTGGTGCACACTCGCTTCAGTACCAACACGTTCCCCTCGTGGGAACGCGCCCATCCGCTACGTGTCTTGGCACACAACGGAGAAATCAACACCCTTCGCGGCAATGTGAACTTCATGAAGGCTCGCGAAGGTGTCATGAAGAGCGAGCAGTACGGCGATGAGCTGAAGAAGCTCTACCCAGTGGTGGAACCGAATCTGTCCGATTCGGGCTCATGCGACTGTGTGTTGGAGTTCTTGACCCAAGTGGGAAATCGATCGCTTCCGGAG GCCGTGATGACCATGGTACCGGAGGCGTGGCAGAACGATCGCACTATGTCGCAAGAGAAGCGTGACTTCTACCACTGGTCCGCTTGCGTTATGGAACCGTGGGACGGACCGGCCCTGATTTCCTTCACCGATGGGCGCTACATTGGAGCGATCCTTGATCGAAACGGTCTTCGTCCGTCGCGGTTCTACGTGACTCGGGACAACCTACTGATCATGGCTTCGGAAGTTGGTGTTTATGACGTTGATCCTAAAGACGTCACCCTCAAG agtCGTCTGAAGCCAGGCCGTATGCTTTTGGTGGATACGGAGAAGAAAGCACTGATTCAGGATGTGGAGTTGAAGTCGCAGATTGCCAGGTCCCGTCAGCACTCGGAATGGTTACAGCAGCAG ATCACTATGGATGAAATACGCCAAGCAGCTATGGAGCAAAATGATTGCAACGAAGTGAGTCTACCCTTGGATGAGCAACGTGGCATGATGGATCCGCGGTTGCAGTTGTACGGCTACACCACCGAAACCATCCACATGTTGCTGCTGCCCATGATCAAGAACAAGAAGGAAGCCCTCGGTTCTATGGGTAACGACGCCCCACTCGCATGTCTTTCTGCATTCCAACCGCTGCCATACGAATACTTCAAGCAACTGTTCGCCCAGGTTACCAATCCTCCGATTGATCCCTTCCG GGAAAAGATCATCATGTCCCTGCAGTGCCCCGTTGGTCCGGAAGCCAACTTGCTGCAGGCCAACCCGTTGCAGGTTCACCGAATCTGGTTGGACAACCCAATTCTGAGCATTCCGGATACGATGATCCTCAAGCGAAACGTGCACCGCGGATGGAAGACCAAGGTGATTGACATTACATTCCCAGCTCGTGAGGGTCCCGATGGCTATCTGAACGCGCTGCGTCGCATCTGTTCCGAGGCGCAGAGTGCGGCCAAGGGAGGCTACCAGCTGCTTGTGCTGTCGGACCGCGCTTCGTCCAGAGATCGTGCCCCGGTTTCGGCGCTGCTTTCGTTGGGAGCCGTGCATCACCATTTGATTGAAACGCGACAGCGCATGAAGGTCGGACTTGTGGTCGAAACAGCGGAAGCTCGTGAGGTACACCAAATGTGTGTGCTTTTGGGTTATGGGGCGGATGCAATCTGTCCTTACCTGGTATTTGAACTGGCCGAAGCGTTGCGTGATGAAACTGTAATCGATCCGACTTTGTCTGATGATGCTATCTACAAAGCCTATGCGCAAGCTATTGAGACAGGAATTCTCAAAGTCATGGCCAAGATGGGTATTTCAACACTGCAGTCCTACAAAGGGGCTCAGATCTTCGAAGCGGTCGGTTTGGGTGCCGATGTGATCGATTTTTGCTTCCGAGGAACTCAGTCCCGTATTGGGGGAGTCAGTTTGGAAGTTCTTGCGCAGGAGGGTCTTCAGAGGCATGAGTTGGTGTACGGAAACCATAGCGTTGATATGAAAATCTTGCGAAACCCTGGACAATATCACTGGCGGGCTGGAGGTGAAGGCCATATCAATGAGCCTGCTGCTATTGCAGCTCTACAGGAAGCTTCCATCAATGAGAACAAGGGAGCTTATGCCCGTTTCCGCGATACCACCATGAAGAGTGTACAGCAGTGTGCTTTGCGAGGACAATTGGAATTCATCAAGGGACGACCGAAGATTGATATCTCTGAGGTTGAGTCCGCTAGCGAAATCGTTAAACGTTTTGCTACCGGCGCTATGAGTTTCGGAAGTATTTCGTTGGAAGCACATTCCACTCTGGCGATAACTATGAATCGCATCGGTGGCAAGAGCAACACTGGAGAAGGTGGTGAAAACGCTGATCGATATCTGAACCAAGATCCTCAGAACAATAAGCGGTCCGCTATTAAGCAGGTTGCTTCAGGTCGTTTTGGCGTAACTGCAGCTTACCTCGCTAATGCTGATGATCTGCAGATCAAGATGGCTCAAGGAGCTAAGCCTGGAGAAGGCGGAGAGCTGCCAGGCTACAAGGTTTCGGCTGACATTGCTATGACGCGTCATTCCGTGGCAGGGGTAGGTCTTATCTCGCCTCCACCGCATCACGATATCTACTCCATCGAGGATCTGGCTGAACTGATTTACGATTTGAAATGTGCGAACCCGAAAGCTCGCATCAGTGTCAAGCTCGTGTCGGAAGTTGGCGTTGGCGTTGTGGCGTCCGGTGTAGCCAAGGGCAAGGCTGAACACATTGTCATCTCTGGTCATGACGGTGGAACTGGTGCTAGCTCTTGGACCGGTATTAAGTCAGCTGGACTACCGTGGGAACTGGGCATTGCCGAAACTCATCAAGTGTTGGTGCTGAACGATTTGCGTTCCAGGTAA
- the LOC5565246 gene encoding putative glutamate synthase [NADPH] isoform X1, with translation MSFSSEVIVPREVIEQDEGRGQQQQQQQQQPTKPLMDWEAPAAQGLYDPQNEHEACGVGFIVSIEGKANHKILRDAQTLSIRMNHRGACACDNDTGDGAGVCTSIPHNLYAKDLASRGVQLPELGRYATGIFYLDKNTHEEAKKDFNTLAESLGIQVICWRDVPTNQDAVGAVARKSEPLSQQVFVTADVDEETFKRQVFVLRKRATHELVRPGRRFYICSLSTKTIVYKGLFTSDQLWDYYVDLINPDFLTYLALVHTRFSTNTFPSWERAHPLRVLAHNGEINTLRGNVNFMKAREGVMKSEQYGDELKKLYPVVEPNLSDSGSCDCVLEFLTQVGNRSLPEAVMTMVPEAWQNDRTMSQEKRDFYHWSACVMEPWDGPALISFTDGRYIGAILDRNGLRPSRFYVTRDNLLIMASEVGVYDVDPKDVTLKSRLKPGRMLLVDTEKKALIQDVELKSQIARSRQHSEWLQQQMITMDEIRQAAMEQNDCNEVSLPLDEQRGMMDPRLQLYGYTTETIHMLLLPMIKNKKEALGSMGNDAPLACLSAFQPLPYEYFKQLFAQVTNPPIDPFREKIIMSLQCPVGPEANLLQANPLQVHRIWLDNPILSIPDTMILKRNVHRGWKTKVIDITFPAREGPDGYLNALRRICSEAQSAAKGGYQLLVLSDRASSRDRAPVSALLSLGAVHHHLIETRQRMKVGLVVETAEAREVHQMCVLLGYGADAICPYLVFELAEALRDETVIDPTLSDDAIYKAYAQAIETGILKVMAKMGISTLQSYKGAQIFEAVGLGADVIDFCFRGTQSRIGGVSLEVLAQEGLQRHELVYGNHSVDMKILRNPGQYHWRAGGEGHINEPAAIAALQEASINENKGAYARFRDTTMKSVQQCALRGQLEFIKGRPKIDISEVESASEIVKRFATGAMSFGSISLEAHSTLAITMNRIGGKSNTGEGGENADRYLNQDPQNNKRSAIKQVASGRFGVTAAYLANADDLQIKMAQGAKPGEGGELPGYKVSADIAMTRHSVAGVGLISPPPHHDIYSIEDLAELIYDLKCANPKARISVKLVSEVGVGVVASGVAKGKAEHIVISGHDGGTGASSWTGIKSAGLPWELGIAETHQVLVLNDLRSRVVVQADGQLRTGFDVVVAAILGADEFGFSTAPLIVMGCTMMRKCHLNTCPVGIATQDPVLRAKFAGKPEHVVNYFFMLAEEIREIMASLGLRKFQDLIGRTDLLQVREDLTNKAALLDLQMLLKNALDLRPGTNIIGGSLKQDFALEKRADNMLIEKCSGVINGTEQSITMDMDIKNEERAFTSTLSYVIALKYGDDGLPNGRSININLKGAAGQSFGAFLVKGVTLNLIGDANDYVGKGLSGGTIIIRPPEESPFESHLNVIVGNVCLYGATSGKAFFRGIAAERFCVRNSGVTAVVEGVGDHGCEYMTGGMVLILGLTGRNFAAGMSGGIAYVLDVDGSFRSKVNPGMVELLGLDTDEDRLTVKGLMEEFVEKTGSIVAKDLLTRWPESCNRFVKVFPYEYQKVLKALKEENALQQNTKAIMNGTPKHEPKVKDIEESIQDAALAKKKLDQVLDKTRGFIKYKRETSVYRNAVERQKDWAEVYNFPHVRKNLKVQAARCMECGVPFCQSNSHGCPLGNIIPKWNDLVFNGSWKEAIAQLLQTNNFPEFTGRVCPAPCEGACVLGISEPAVTIKNIECTIIDHAFEQGWIVPQIPTERTGKRVAIIGSGPAGLAAAQQLNKAGHFVTVYERNDRPGGLLQYGIPTMKLSKEVVKRRIDLMKAEGIEFKCNVHIGKDVLPSQLEQENDAVLFSTGATWPRDLNLPNRDLKGIYFAMEFLEASQKKLLGSRPDWISAEGKDVLVIGGGDTGCDCIATSLRQGAKSITTFEILPTPPEKRAQDNPWPQWPKIFRVDYGHEEVRVKWGNDPRQYSTTTKEFVSDGNGNIKGVNTVQVEWTQSPTGQWSMKEVPGTEKYYPADLILLAMGFLGPEKLAPTEMKLELDGRGNIKTPVGTYGTANPKVFAAGDCRRGQSLVVWAITEGRQAARQIDTYLMGKPSSLPGPGGVIDLRS, from the exons GGCATCCCGTGGAGTGCAGCTACCGGAACTAGGTCGCTATGCCACCGGCATTTTCTACCTGGATAAGAACACCCACGAAGAGGCCAAAAAGGACTTCAACACGTTGGCGGAGAGCCTGGGAATACAGGTGATCTGCTGGCGTGATGTTCCGACCAATCAGGACGCGGTCGGTGCCGTTGCACGCAAGAGCGAACCTCTGTCGCAGCAGGTCTTCGTTACGGCCGATGTCGACGAGGAGACGTTCAAGCGCCAGGTGTTCGTCCTGCGAAAGCGAGCAACCCATGAGTTGGTCCGCCCTGGACGACGGTTCTACATCTGTTCTCTGTCGACCAAGACCATTGTCTACAAGGGTCTGTTCACCTCGGACCAGCTCTGGGACTACTATGTTGATCTCATTAATCCGGATTTCTTGACCTACTTGGCGTTGGTGCACACTCGCTTCAGTACCAACACGTTCCCCTCGTGGGAACGCGCCCATCCGCTACGTGTCTTGGCACACAACGGAGAAATCAACACCCTTCGCGGCAATGTGAACTTCATGAAGGCTCGCGAAGGTGTCATGAAGAGCGAGCAGTACGGCGATGAGCTGAAGAAGCTCTACCCAGTGGTGGAACCGAATCTGTCCGATTCGGGCTCATGCGACTGTGTGTTGGAGTTCTTGACCCAAGTGGGAAATCGATCGCTTCCGGAG GCCGTGATGACCATGGTACCGGAGGCGTGGCAGAACGATCGCACTATGTCGCAAGAGAAGCGTGACTTCTACCACTGGTCCGCTTGCGTTATGGAACCGTGGGACGGACCGGCCCTGATTTCCTTCACCGATGGGCGCTACATTGGAGCGATCCTTGATCGAAACGGTCTTCGTCCGTCGCGGTTCTACGTGACTCGGGACAACCTACTGATCATGGCTTCGGAAGTTGGTGTTTATGACGTTGATCCTAAAGACGTCACCCTCAAG agtCGTCTGAAGCCAGGCCGTATGCTTTTGGTGGATACGGAGAAGAAAGCACTGATTCAGGATGTGGAGTTGAAGTCGCAGATTGCCAGGTCCCGTCAGCACTCGGAATGGTTACAGCAGCAG ATG ATCACTATGGATGAAATACGCCAAGCAGCTATGGAGCAAAATGATTGCAACGAAGTGAGTCTACCCTTGGATGAGCAACGTGGCATGATGGATCCGCGGTTGCAGTTGTACGGCTACACCACCGAAACCATCCACATGTTGCTGCTGCCCATGATCAAGAACAAGAAGGAAGCCCTCGGTTCTATGGGTAACGACGCCCCACTCGCATGTCTTTCTGCATTCCAACCGCTGCCATACGAATACTTCAAGCAACTGTTCGCCCAGGTTACCAATCCTCCGATTGATCCCTTCCG GGAAAAGATCATCATGTCCCTGCAGTGCCCCGTTGGTCCGGAAGCCAACTTGCTGCAGGCCAACCCGTTGCAGGTTCACCGAATCTGGTTGGACAACCCAATTCTGAGCATTCCGGATACGATGATCCTCAAGCGAAACGTGCACCGCGGATGGAAGACCAAGGTGATTGACATTACATTCCCAGCTCGTGAGGGTCCCGATGGCTATCTGAACGCGCTGCGTCGCATCTGTTCCGAGGCGCAGAGTGCGGCCAAGGGAGGCTACCAGCTGCTTGTGCTGTCGGACCGCGCTTCGTCCAGAGATCGTGCCCCGGTTTCGGCGCTGCTTTCGTTGGGAGCCGTGCATCACCATTTGATTGAAACGCGACAGCGCATGAAGGTCGGACTTGTGGTCGAAACAGCGGAAGCTCGTGAGGTACACCAAATGTGTGTGCTTTTGGGTTATGGGGCGGATGCAATCTGTCCTTACCTGGTATTTGAACTGGCCGAAGCGTTGCGTGATGAAACTGTAATCGATCCGACTTTGTCTGATGATGCTATCTACAAAGCCTATGCGCAAGCTATTGAGACAGGAATTCTCAAAGTCATGGCCAAGATGGGTATTTCAACACTGCAGTCCTACAAAGGGGCTCAGATCTTCGAAGCGGTCGGTTTGGGTGCCGATGTGATCGATTTTTGCTTCCGAGGAACTCAGTCCCGTATTGGGGGAGTCAGTTTGGAAGTTCTTGCGCAGGAGGGTCTTCAGAGGCATGAGTTGGTGTACGGAAACCATAGCGTTGATATGAAAATCTTGCGAAACCCTGGACAATATCACTGGCGGGCTGGAGGTGAAGGCCATATCAATGAGCCTGCTGCTATTGCAGCTCTACAGGAAGCTTCCATCAATGAGAACAAGGGAGCTTATGCCCGTTTCCGCGATACCACCATGAAGAGTGTACAGCAGTGTGCTTTGCGAGGACAATTGGAATTCATCAAGGGACGACCGAAGATTGATATCTCTGAGGTTGAGTCCGCTAGCGAAATCGTTAAACGTTTTGCTACCGGCGCTATGAGTTTCGGAAGTATTTCGTTGGAAGCACATTCCACTCTGGCGATAACTATGAATCGCATCGGTGGCAAGAGCAACACTGGAGAAGGTGGTGAAAACGCTGATCGATATCTGAACCAAGATCCTCAGAACAATAAGCGGTCCGCTATTAAGCAGGTTGCTTCAGGTCGTTTTGGCGTAACTGCAGCTTACCTCGCTAATGCTGATGATCTGCAGATCAAGATGGCTCAAGGAGCTAAGCCTGGAGAAGGCGGAGAGCTGCCAGGCTACAAGGTTTCGGCTGACATTGCTATGACGCGTCATTCCGTGGCAGGGGTAGGTCTTATCTCGCCTCCACCGCATCACGATATCTACTCCATCGAGGATCTGGCTGAACTGATTTACGATTTGAAATGTGCGAACCCGAAAGCTCGCATCAGTGTCAAGCTCGTGTCGGAAGTTGGCGTTGGCGTTGTGGCGTCCGGTGTAGCCAAGGGCAAGGCTGAACACATTGTCATCTCTGGTCATGACGGTGGAACTGGTGCTAGCTCTTGGACCGGTATTAAGTCAGCTGGACTACCGTGGGAACTGGGCATTGCCGAAACTCATCAAGTGTTGGTGCTGAACGATTTGCGTTCCAG AGTTGTGGTACAAGCCGATGGACAGCTTCGAACTGGTTTCGACGTTGTTGTGGCCGCCATTCTCGGTGCCGATGAATTCGGATTCAGCACGGCTCCTCTGATTGTGATGGGATGCACCATGATGCGCAAGTGCCATTTGAATACCTGCCCGGTTGGTATTGCCACCCAGGACCCAGTGCTTCGTGCCAAGTTTGCTGGAAAGCCGGAACATGTGGTTAACTATTTCTTCATGCTGGCCGAAGAG ATTCGTGAAATCATGGCTAGTTTGGGACTGCGCAAATTCCAAGACCTGATCGGGCGTACCGATTTGTTGCAAGTGCGTGAAGACCTGACCAACAAGGCGGCTCTCCTGGATCTGCAGATGTTGCTCAAGAATGCTTTGGATCTTCGCCCAGGAACAAACATTATCGGCGGATCACTGAAGCAAGACTTTGCTCTGGAGAAACGAGCCGATAACATGCTGATCGAGAAGTGTAGTGGAGTTATCAATGGAACTGAGCAGTCTATTACAATGGATATGGATATTAAGAACGAGGAACGAGCTTTTACCAGCACTTTGAGCTACGTAATAGCTCTGAAATACGGAGATGATGGTCTGCCAAATGGACGATCCATCAATATAAATCTGAAGGGCGCTGCTGGTCAAAGCTTTGGCGCGTTCCTTGTAAAGGGTGTAACACTCAATTTGATTGGTGATGCTAACGATTATGTCGGCAAGGGGTTGTCTGGTGGAACCATCATTATTCGACCACCGGAAGAATCACCATTTGAGTCGCACTTGAATGTCATCGTTGGAAACGTGTGTCTGTATGGTGCCACGTCTGGTAAAGCATTCTTCCGCGGAATTGCTGCCGAGCGGTTCTGCGTGCGCAATTCGGGAGTTACGGCAGTTGTTGAAGGAGTAGGTGATCACGGTTGCGAGTACATGACTGGTGGAATGGTTCTGATTCTTGGATTGACCGGTAGAAACTTTGCTGCTGGTATGTCCGGAGGAATCGCGTACGTTTTGGACGTTGATGGTTCGTTCCGCTCCAAGGTCAATCCCGGTATGGTTGAATTGTTGGGACTGGATACAGATGAGGACCGACTGACGGTTAAGGGATTGATGGAAGAGTTTGTTGAAAAGACTGGATCGATAGTTGCCAAAGATTTGTTGACGAGGTGGCCAGAATCATGCAATCGATTTGTTAAGGTATTCCCTTACGAATATCAGAAGGTGTTgaaggcattgaaagaggaaaatgcTCTTCAGCAAAATACCAAGGCGATTATGAATGGAACTCCGAAGCATGAACCAAAGGTTAAGGATATTGAAGAATCTATTCAAGATGCTGCTTTGGCCAAGAAGAAACTGGACCAAGTTTTGGATAAGACGCGTGGATTCATTAAATACAAGCGTGAGACGTCAGTTTACCGTAATGCAGTTGAACGCCAAAAGGATTGGGCTGAAGTTTACAACTTCCCACATGTCCGCAAAAATCTTAAGGTGCAAGCAGCTCGTTGTATGGAGTGTGGTGTACCGTTCTGTCAATCCAACTCCCATGGCTGTCCTTTGGGCAACATCATTCCAAAATGGAACGATTTGGTGTTCAACGGCAGTTGGAAGGAAGCTATCGCTCAGCTGTTGCAAACAAACAACTTCCCAGAATTCACGGGACGAGTATGTCCAGCTCCTTGCGAGGGAGCATGTGTGTTAGGTATTTCTGAGCCGGCGGTTAcaatcaaaaatattgaatGTACCATTATTGATCACGCTTTTGAACAGGGCTGGATTGTCCCTCAGATTCCTACTGAACGAACCGGTAAACGCGTTGCAATCATTGGATCTGGTCCAGCTGGTCTGGCCGCCGCCCAACAATTGAACAAGGCTGGTCATTTTGTTACCGTTTACGAAAGGAACGATCGCCCAGGAGGTCTTCTGCAATACGGCATTCCAACCATGAAACTGTCCAAGGAAGTTGTAAAGCGTCGCATTGATCTGATGAAAGCCGAAGGTATCGAATTCAAGTGTAATGTACATATTGGAAAGGATGTCTTGCCATCTCAGCTGGAGCAGGAAAATGATGCAGTACTGTTCTCAACGGGTGCTACCTGGCCTCGTGATTTGAACCTGCCGAACCGTGACCTGAAGGGTATCTACTTTGCAATGGAGTTCCTGGAAGCTAGTCAGAAGAAGTTACTCGGATCACGCCCGGATTGGATTTCGGCTGAAGGAAAGGACGTTCTAGTCATCGGCGGCGGTGATACGGGTTGCGATTGTATCGCGACATCGCTGCGCCAGGGTGCCAAATCGATTACaactttcgaaattttgccaactCCACCGGAGAAGCGTGCTCAGGATAACCCTTGGCCTCAGTGGCCCAAGATCTTCCG GGTTGATTACGGCCATGAGGAGGTACGAGTCAAGTGGGGTAATGATCCTCGTCAATACAGCACCACTACGAAGGAGTTTGTGAGTGACGGAAATGGTAACATCAAGGGGGTCAACACGGTTCAGGTTGAATGGACGCAGAGCCCAACCGGACAATGGAGCATGAAGGAAGTACCTGGAACCGAAAAGTACTACCCGGCTGATCTAATTCTCTTGGCTATGGGCTTCTTGGGACCGGAGAAACTGGCCCCTACTGAGATGA AGTTAGAACTTGACGGCAGAGGTAACATCAAGACTCCGGTTGGAACATATGGAACCGCCAATCCCAAAGTATTCGCCGCTGGTGACTGCCGTCGAGGACAATCGTTGGTGGTCTGGGCAATCACCGAGGGACGACAAGCAGCTCGTCAGATCGATACCTATCTTATGGGTAAACCAAGCTCATTGCCAGGACCAGGAGGAGTCATTGATCTGCGATCCTAA